The following are encoded in a window of Methanomassiliicoccus sp. genomic DNA:
- the asnS gene encoding asparagine--tRNA ligase — MNDNGTMMSYLPVKRLFSAPADAEVEVRGWIYRARSSGAIVFLVLRDHTGIIQVTVKKGNLPEPDFEAAHGVTVESSVKVRGRLFDDKRAPGGKELRATAFTVVGPAAIFPITEYQSEELLLDNRHLWIRSREQTAVMHIKAVAMASARDWLRENNFTEVTPPILTTNACEGGTTLFKLKYFDRDAYLSQSAQMYLEALIFSLDRVYSITPSFRAEKSRTTRHLTEYWHLELEEAWVDNRGNMEIQEQLVTAMVQGVLKNAAEDLSLVRKNIEPLKAIVPPFKRMTYSKAMEKLQGQGYEIGWGCDLGAPEERALTAEETVPVFVTNYPKECKAFYMKEDDEDPRTYACADLLAPGGFGEIIGGSERETDLGKLIARMQAQDICQDPYQWYLDLRRFGSVPHSGFGLGIERVVKFICDLEHIRDAVPFPRTVSRVYP; from the coding sequence TTGAACGATAATGGAACAATGATGTCCTACCTTCCGGTGAAGCGGCTGTTCAGCGCCCCTGCCGACGCTGAGGTGGAGGTACGGGGATGGATCTACCGTGCCCGGTCTAGCGGTGCAATCGTCTTCCTCGTGCTGAGGGACCATACCGGCATAATCCAAGTGACCGTGAAGAAAGGTAACCTGCCAGAGCCGGATTTCGAGGCGGCGCACGGCGTGACCGTCGAATCTTCGGTCAAGGTCAGGGGCAGGCTCTTCGACGATAAGCGCGCCCCGGGGGGAAAGGAGCTTCGAGCTACTGCCTTCACCGTCGTCGGTCCGGCCGCTATCTTCCCTATCACCGAGTACCAGAGCGAGGAGTTGCTGCTCGATAACCGCCACCTGTGGATACGTTCCCGGGAGCAGACCGCGGTCATGCACATCAAGGCCGTGGCGATGGCCTCGGCCCGCGATTGGCTGAGGGAGAACAACTTCACCGAGGTGACCCCACCGATCCTGACCACGAACGCCTGCGAGGGCGGGACCACCCTGTTCAAGCTGAAGTACTTCGATCGCGATGCATACCTCAGCCAGAGCGCGCAGATGTACCTCGAGGCGCTCATCTTCTCCCTAGACCGCGTGTACTCCATCACCCCATCGTTCCGGGCGGAGAAGTCGCGCACGACCAGGCACCTGACCGAGTACTGGCACCTGGAACTCGAGGAGGCATGGGTCGATAACCGGGGGAACATGGAGATCCAGGAGCAGTTGGTGACGGCGATGGTCCAGGGGGTCCTCAAGAACGCCGCGGAGGATCTGTCGCTCGTGCGCAAGAACATCGAGCCGCTGAAGGCCATCGTCCCGCCGTTCAAGCGAATGACCTACTCCAAGGCGATGGAGAAGCTTCAAGGACAGGGCTACGAGATCGGTTGGGGATGCGATCTGGGCGCGCCGGAAGAGCGCGCCCTTACGGCCGAGGAGACGGTGCCAGTGTTCGTGACCAACTACCCCAAGGAGTGCAAGGCATTCTACATGAAGGAGGACGACGAGGACCCTCGGACCTACGCCTGCGCCGACCTTCTGGCCCCCGGAGGCTTCGGCGAGATCATCGGCGGCTCGGAGAGGGAGACGGATCTCGGCAAGCTCATCGCCCGGATGCAGGCGCAGGACATTTGCCAGGACCCGTACCAGTGGTACCTGGACCTGCGCCGCTTCGGTTCGGTTCCGCACTCCGGGTTCGGGCTAGGCATCGAGCGGGTCGTCAAGTTCATCTGCGACCTGGAGCACATCCGGGACGCGGTGCCGTTCCCCCGGACGGTCTCCCGCGTCTACCCCTGA
- a CDS encoding GNAT family N-acetyltransferase, with translation MSAPVRMRDAGIEELPEVQRIENACFQEDRYSVEVLAAMLEEEGFETFLAEEGEVMGSATVNYRPELVAAQLVSLAVLPQFRGRGVAKALLAEAEARVGRRGADRMVLQVSVTNVAGLNLYLHQGYVLDGMIGDYYGPGRDAYFMDKVLDPTAR, from the coding sequence ATGAGCGCTCCTGTGAGGATGAGGGACGCCGGGATCGAGGAACTGCCGGAGGTGCAGCGCATCGAGAACGCTTGTTTCCAGGAAGATCGCTACTCGGTCGAGGTCCTCGCCGCGATGCTCGAGGAGGAGGGTTTCGAGACCTTCTTGGCCGAGGAGGGCGAGGTCATGGGATCGGCCACCGTCAACTACCGCCCGGAGCTGGTGGCCGCCCAGCTGGTCTCCCTCGCCGTGCTCCCCCAGTTCCGTGGCCGGGGGGTGGCCAAGGCTCTCCTGGCCGAGGCCGAAGCCAGGGTAGGCAGGAGGGGAGCGGACCGGATGGTCCTCCAGGTCAGCGTCACCAACGTCGCCGGGCTGAACCTGTACCTACACCAGGGCTACGTACTCGATGGCATGATTGGCGACTACTACGGTCCAGGGAGAGATGCGTACTTCATGGACAAGGTGCTTGATCCCACCGCCCGTTGA
- a CDS encoding Lrp/AsnC ligand binding domain-containing protein has protein sequence MQNREKSDYDTVMSSYFGDDQVTALINLKVETKDADIIAEAIAENDAVDDVYLVTGDTDIVAVVKFETYGQLKRFLMDTVTSIPGVKESKTFMVVTTFKKGGELKYERTEGGPESK, from the coding sequence ATGCAGAACCGGGAAAAGTCCGACTACGATACCGTCATGTCGTCCTACTTCGGGGATGATCAGGTCACTGCCCTGATCAACCTTAAGGTCGAGACCAAGGACGCCGACATCATCGCAGAGGCCATCGCGGAGAACGACGCCGTTGACGACGTTTACCTGGTGACAGGCGACACCGACATCGTGGCGGTCGTCAAGTTCGAGACCTACGGGCAGCTGAAGAGGTTCCTTATGGACACTGTGACCAGCATCCCTGGGGTTAAGGAGAGCAAGACCTTCATGGTGGTCACCACCTTCAAGAAGGGTGGCGAGCTCAAGTACGAACGGACCGAAGGTGGCCCGGAAAGCAAGTGA
- a CDS encoding UPF0147 family protein yields MVDNIKLKQIMDVLDQLAEDTSVPRNIRRGATDAKGRLQQPNEAMDVRAASAVHILDELANDPNIPLHGRTLIWNIISQLETVK; encoded by the coding sequence ATGGTAGACAACATAAAACTCAAGCAGATAATGGACGTGTTGGACCAGTTGGCTGAGGACACCTCGGTGCCCCGCAACATCCGACGGGGCGCTACCGACGCCAAGGGGCGCCTGCAGCAGCCCAACGAGGCCATGGACGTCAGGGCGGCCAGCGCCGTGCACATACTGGACGAGCTGGCCAACGACCCGAACATCCCGCTCCACGGCAGGACGTTAATCTGGAATATCATAAGCCAGCTTGAGACGGTGAAGTGA
- a CDS encoding aconitase X codes for MILGKEQELALSGRRGPAVEWAMGHLVKLGDREGSSRLIPVRSVHLPNWCTVDSPEAWKWLCSLTGKIALPFTANPRGPGDIVAEERKRLLEGWRLQSNYSFTCTPYLSGNHPSRDQVIAWGGRAASSFANSILGARTEVESFETAVASAITGLTPERGLHLEENRQATVAVTVPKGGGTIDYPLLGWTLSRELSGEIPLLCGVAPTFDEAKRLALAMNALAEIPLFRMQRGSVPPAGMQMMEVGKDSLSTNDLGSPDLIILGCPHMSEQDINRWSKKLADRAPSNIEAWFFTSRLCLDKCPIFGDVLRKRGHVFVDECPLGMREELVGRAIACDSPSLVECLRNSGLRASYRSEAEMHQLLTI; via the coding sequence TTGATCCTTGGTAAGGAACAGGAGCTGGCGCTGAGCGGTAGGCGGGGACCAGCGGTCGAGTGGGCCATGGGCCACCTGGTGAAGCTGGGAGATCGGGAAGGATCGTCCAGACTGATCCCGGTGAGGTCCGTGCATCTTCCTAACTGGTGCACCGTTGACTCGCCGGAAGCCTGGAAATGGTTGTGCTCGCTGACCGGTAAGATCGCCCTCCCTTTCACGGCGAACCCTAGAGGGCCGGGTGACATCGTCGCTGAGGAACGAAAACGACTACTGGAGGGCTGGAGGCTGCAGAGCAACTACTCATTCACCTGCACACCATATCTCTCTGGAAACCATCCCTCAAGGGATCAGGTGATCGCATGGGGCGGTCGTGCCGCCTCTTCCTTTGCCAACTCGATTCTTGGTGCCAGGACCGAGGTCGAAAGTTTCGAGACCGCAGTAGCATCGGCCATCACAGGGCTGACGCCCGAGCGTGGTCTTCACCTGGAGGAGAATCGCCAGGCCACTGTGGCGGTGACTGTTCCTAAAGGTGGCGGCACGATCGATTACCCCCTGCTAGGTTGGACGCTATCCCGAGAGCTCAGTGGAGAGATTCCTTTGCTGTGTGGTGTGGCCCCGACCTTTGACGAGGCCAAGAGGCTCGCTTTGGCCATGAACGCTCTGGCTGAAATCCCCCTCTTCAGGATGCAGCGAGGATCCGTTCCTCCTGCCGGTATGCAGATGATGGAGGTGGGCAAGGACAGCCTGTCAACTAATGACCTAGGCTCACCAGATCTAATTATATTGGGCTGTCCCCACATGTCGGAGCAGGACATCAACCGCTGGTCTAAGAAGCTGGCCGATCGAGCGCCAAGCAATATCGAAGCATGGTTCTTCACCTCCCGACTGTGCTTGGACAAGTGTCCCATCTTCGGGGATGTGCTCAGAAAACGAGGCCATGTGTTCGTGGACGAATGCCCCCTGGGCATGAGGGAGGAGCTCGTTGGTAGAGCGATAGCGTGCGACAGCCCCTCACTGGTCGAGTGCTTACGCAACAGCGGTCTCAGGGCATCCTATCGTTCGGAGGCAGAAATGCATCAGTTGCTTACGATCTGA